A single region of the Stigmatella erecta genome encodes:
- a CDS encoding GNAT family N-acetyltransferase: MSSLYRADMARDTADLEHILALQRENLRGDIPQQEEDSQGFVTVRHSLDTLQQMHALAPSIVVRQGQTPVAYALTMLRECRALCPELVPMFQLLETLEYQGRPLTQERFYVMGQICVGKAHRGQGLFDRLYHHHRELYRPRFDLLVTEVATRNRRSLRAHERVGFQTVHTYRDALEEWAVILWDWRTPSAA; this comes from the coding sequence ATGAGCTCGCTTTACCGGGCGGATATGGCGCGGGACACCGCTGACCTCGAACACATCCTGGCGCTGCAACGGGAGAACCTGAGGGGTGACATCCCTCAGCAGGAGGAGGACTCCCAGGGGTTCGTGACGGTGCGGCACAGCCTGGACACGCTCCAGCAGATGCACGCGCTGGCGCCCAGCATCGTCGTGCGCCAGGGGCAGACGCCCGTGGCGTATGCGCTCACGATGCTCCGGGAGTGCCGGGCCCTGTGTCCGGAGCTGGTGCCCATGTTCCAGCTCCTCGAGACGCTGGAGTACCAGGGCCGGCCGCTCACGCAGGAGCGCTTCTATGTGATGGGGCAGATCTGCGTGGGCAAGGCCCACCGGGGCCAGGGCCTGTTCGACCGGCTCTACCACCACCACCGGGAGCTCTACCGGCCGCGCTTCGACCTGCTCGTCACGGAGGTGGCCACCCGCAACCGCCGCTCCCTGCGCGCGCACGAGCGCGTGGGCTTCCAGACGGTGCACACCTACCGGGATGCGCTGGAGGAGTGGGCCGTCATCCTCTGGGACTGGCGGACGCCTTCCGCAGCTTGA